In Mongoliitalea daihaiensis, one DNA window encodes the following:
- the xylA gene encoding xylose isomerase: protein MSKTYFPTIEKIQFEGRASQNPLAFKFYDENRVIAGKTMKEHFKFAIAYWHTFCATGADPFGPGTMIHPWDSSADAVQRAKDKMDAAFEFFVKIGAPYYCFHDIDLIDEGSSIEEYEERMRIITDYALQKQQETGVKLLWGTANVFSNPRYMNGASTNPDFDVVAWAGTQVKNSIDATIKLGGENYVFWGGREGYMSLLNTDMKRETSHLAQFLTMARDYARSKGFKGNFLIEPKPMEPTKHQYDYDAATVVGFLRQHGLDKDFKLNLEVNHATLAGHTFQHELQVAVDAGMLGSIDANRGDYQNGWDTDQFAINLQELTESMLVILEGGGIDGGGVNFDAKIRRNSTDMDDLFHAHIGSMDAFARAMVIADEILQKSAYKSLRQTRYSSFDTGKGKDYEAGKLTLEDLRAHALAVGEPKKTSGKQELFENILNQFI from the coding sequence ATGTCTAAAACCTATTTCCCTACTATTGAAAAGATCCAATTTGAAGGCAGAGCTTCTCAAAATCCCTTAGCCTTCAAGTTTTATGATGAAAACCGAGTAATTGCCGGTAAGACCATGAAGGAGCATTTTAAGTTTGCTATTGCCTATTGGCATACCTTCTGCGCAACAGGTGCTGATCCATTTGGACCAGGTACGATGATTCACCCATGGGATTCAAGTGCTGATGCGGTGCAGCGGGCCAAAGATAAGATGGATGCCGCTTTTGAATTTTTTGTAAAAATTGGTGCTCCTTACTACTGCTTCCACGATATAGATTTAATTGATGAGGGTTCATCGATTGAAGAATATGAAGAACGTATGCGGATCATCACTGATTATGCTTTGCAAAAACAACAAGAAACTGGAGTGAAGCTATTATGGGGTACGGCGAATGTGTTCTCCAATCCTCGTTATATGAACGGTGCTTCTACTAATCCTGATTTCGATGTAGTTGCATGGGCTGGTACTCAAGTAAAGAATTCTATTGATGCAACCATTAAGTTGGGAGGAGAAAACTACGTGTTTTGGGGAGGTAGAGAGGGGTATATGTCTCTTTTAAATACGGATATGAAGCGTGAAACTTCCCATTTGGCACAATTCTTAACGATGGCTAGAGATTATGCGAGATCCAAAGGATTCAAAGGTAATTTCCTAATCGAACCTAAGCCTATGGAACCTACCAAGCATCAGTATGATTATGATGCTGCAACAGTAGTGGGTTTTTTGAGACAGCATGGACTGGATAAAGACTTTAAATTGAACTTGGAAGTGAACCATGCAACGCTCGCAGGCCATACCTTTCAGCATGAGCTTCAAGTAGCTGTCGATGCAGGTATGCTAGGAAGCATCGATGCCAACAGAGGTGACTACCAAAATGGATGGGATACTGATCAGTTTGCCATCAATTTGCAAGAATTGACGGAGTCTATGTTGGTGATCTTAGAAGGTGGAGGAATTGATGGAGGTGGAGTCAACTTTGATGCGAAAATACGAAGAAACTCTACCGATATGGATGATTTATTTCACGCACATATTGGGAGTATGGATGCTTTTGCTAGAGCAATGGTCATTGCAGATGAAATACTTCAAAAATCGGCCTATAAATCCTTGCGCCAAACACGCTATTCATCTTTTGATACGGGTAAAGGAAAGGATTACGAAGCAGGAAAATTAACGCTTGAAGATTTGCGAGCACATGCTTTAGCAGTGGGTGAACCAAAGAAAACGAGTGGCAAGCAAGAGCTGTTTGAGAATATTTTGAATCAGTTTATCTAA
- a CDS encoding xylulokinase codes for MRNLLLGYDLGSSSVKASLLDADTGKLVASVGLPTEEMPINAPQNDWAEQDPLMWWGYVVDCTKELVQKAGIQTGELKAIGISYQMHGLVMVDKDQEVIRPAIIWCDSRAVSIGNTAFDKLGAAYCLPHLLNSPGNFTASKLRWVKENEPSLYERIYKIMLPGDFIAMKLSGEILTTETGLSEGIFWDYIEGAVSKRLLDIYQIDPSILPDYVSSFEVSGQISKHASELLGIEAGIPICYRAGDQPNNAFSLNVLKEGELATTAGTSGTVYGVSKSPLFDPKSRVNTFIHVNHTQEAPSYGVLLCVNGTGILNSWTRRLIGGEQLSYPAINELAAQAPIGADDLSFIPFGNGVERIMENKPVGASLMGLNLLKHERSHVFRATQEGIVSALTYGFDIMKGMGLNLQTVKAGHANMFLSPLFREAFVNMNQVSLELYDTDGSQGAARGAGIGLGFYSNPEDAFQSLEKISSLEPQAFLADAYQEVYETWKNRLAQLINK; via the coding sequence ATGAGGAATCTTTTGTTAGGGTATGATTTAGGAAGTTCATCCGTAAAAGCGAGTCTTTTGGATGCGGATACTGGAAAGCTAGTGGCATCTGTTGGACTTCCTACAGAGGAAATGCCTATCAATGCCCCCCAAAATGATTGGGCGGAACAAGACCCCTTAATGTGGTGGGGTTATGTAGTGGACTGTACCAAAGAGTTGGTTCAAAAAGCAGGTATTCAAACTGGAGAGTTGAAAGCGATTGGTATTTCTTATCAAATGCACGGTTTAGTCATGGTTGACAAAGATCAGGAGGTCATCAGGCCTGCCATCATCTGGTGTGATAGTCGAGCAGTTTCGATTGGAAATACGGCATTTGATAAACTTGGAGCAGCCTATTGCTTGCCCCACTTATTGAATTCTCCAGGAAATTTTACAGCATCTAAGCTTCGATGGGTTAAGGAAAATGAGCCTTCGCTCTACGAGCGGATTTACAAAATCATGCTTCCAGGGGACTTTATAGCTATGAAGCTCAGTGGGGAAATTCTGACAACTGAAACCGGACTTTCTGAAGGGATTTTTTGGGATTATATCGAAGGTGCTGTTTCCAAAAGACTTCTAGATATTTACCAGATTGATCCTTCTATTCTGCCCGACTATGTGTCTTCTTTTGAGGTTTCTGGCCAAATCTCTAAGCATGCTTCTGAATTGTTAGGAATAGAAGCTGGAATACCGATCTGTTACAGGGCTGGAGATCAGCCAAACAATGCTTTTTCACTCAATGTATTAAAAGAAGGCGAGTTGGCAACTACCGCAGGCACTTCAGGGACCGTTTATGGAGTGAGTAAATCACCTTTGTTTGATCCTAAATCCAGGGTAAATACTTTTATCCATGTGAATCATACGCAAGAGGCTCCCAGCTATGGGGTATTGCTATGTGTCAACGGAACTGGAATCCTAAATTCTTGGACACGGAGGTTGATTGGAGGAGAGCAACTATCTTATCCTGCAATCAATGAGTTAGCTGCGCAAGCGCCCATTGGTGCAGATGATTTGAGCTTTATTCCGTTTGGGAATGGGGTGGAACGAATCATGGAAAATAAGCCTGTTGGAGCTAGCCTCATGGGACTTAATTTATTGAAACATGAGCGTTCCCATGTATTCCGTGCTACTCAGGAGGGGATTGTCTCAGCACTCACCTATGGTTTTGATATTATGAAAGGAATGGGACTTAATCTGCAAACAGTAAAAGCAGGGCATGCCAATATGTTTTTGAGTCCATTATTCCGCGAAGCTTTTGTGAATATGAATCAGGTTTCTCTCGAATTATACGATACGGATGGATCTCAAGGTGCAGCGAGAGGCGCAGGAATTGGACTTGGGTTTTATTCAAATCCGGAAGATGCGTTTCAAAGTTTAGAAAAAATCTCCTCATTAGAACCTCAAGCTTTTCTTGCCGATGCCTATCAAGAAGTGTATGAAACCTGGAAAAACAGATTAGCACAATTAATCAATAAATGA